One genomic segment of Pseudonocardia sp. T1-2H includes these proteins:
- a CDS encoding PDR/VanB family oxidoreductase produces the protein MERALELRVVEKAAASEGVVTLTLARPDGGRLPDWAPGAHVDLILPNGDTRQYSLCGDRWDAHTYRVGVLREPAGRGGSAYVHDELRPGDLVGVGGPRNNFPLVPGERYLFVAGGIGITPLLPMIRQADLLGADWTLVYGGRTRASMAFLAELEAYGERVHVVPQDEFGLIDLPRWLAEPDPATKVYCCGPGPLLDAVERGCSGWPEHALRTERFVAREQGAPARSAPFDVELARTGRTVTVTPDVSVLDAVGRAGVEVLSSCRQGTCGTCETDVLDGIPDHRDSILDDAERAAGDCMFVCVSRSLGDRLVLDL, from the coding sequence GTGGAGAGAGCACTGGAGCTCAGGGTCGTCGAGAAGGCGGCCGCATCGGAGGGCGTCGTCACGCTGACGCTCGCGAGGCCGGACGGCGGCCGGCTCCCGGACTGGGCGCCCGGCGCGCACGTCGACCTGATCCTCCCGAACGGCGACACCCGCCAGTACTCGCTCTGCGGGGACCGCTGGGACGCCCACACCTACCGCGTCGGGGTGCTGCGCGAACCCGCCGGGCGCGGTGGCTCCGCGTACGTGCACGACGAGCTGCGGCCCGGCGACCTGGTCGGCGTGGGCGGGCCGCGGAACAACTTCCCGCTGGTCCCGGGTGAGCGCTACCTGTTCGTCGCGGGCGGGATCGGGATCACGCCGCTGCTGCCGATGATCCGGCAGGCGGACCTGCTCGGCGCCGACTGGACGCTGGTCTACGGCGGCCGCACCCGGGCGTCGATGGCGTTCCTGGCCGAGCTCGAGGCGTACGGCGAGCGGGTGCACGTCGTCCCGCAGGACGAGTTCGGGCTGATCGACCTGCCCCGCTGGCTCGCCGAACCCGACCCGGCGACGAAGGTCTACTGCTGCGGCCCCGGCCCGCTGCTCGACGCGGTGGAGAGGGGCTGCTCCGGCTGGCCCGAGCACGCGCTGCGGACCGAGCGCTTCGTCGCGCGCGAGCAGGGGGCGCCGGCCCGCTCCGCGCCGTTCGACGTCGAGCTGGCCCGGACCGGCAGGACGGTCACCGTCACGCCGGACGTGTCCGTGCTCGACGCCGTCGGGCGGGCGGGCGTGGAGGTGCTCTCGTCCTGCCGGCAGGGCACGTGCGGCACCTGCGAGACCGACGTCCTGGACGGCATCCCGGACCACCGCGACTCGATCCTCGACGACGCCGAGCGCGCGGCGGGCGACTGCATGTTCGTCTGCGTCTCCCGCTCCCTCGGCGACCGCCTCGTGCTGGACCTCTAG
- a CDS encoding cytochrome P450, whose amino-acid sequence MTTATIPATGIDPFSPEVLADPLPFQAWLRDAGSVVHLATHDVYAFARYEQVHAALVDWQGLQSAAGVGLSNFRFEKPWRPPSLLLEADPPRHDAPRRVLSGILGPRALRRLRERWFADAERLVDELLDGPDEFDAVPALAEAFPLRVFPDAVGLGPDGRENLLPYGNHLFNAFGPPNALVEAGNGRAAELAAWVGAQCTRDALSGDGFGAAIWAASDRGEITPEQAPMIVRSLLSAGVDTTVHGIAAVLHAFATHPEQWRRLRERPDLARVAFDEAVRWQSPVQTFFRTATRDVEIGGTVIPDGSKILMFLGAANRDPRRWTEPDAFDLARDPSGHVGFGMGLHQCVGQHVARLEAEALVTALAARVSSIEQVGDGERHLNNTLRAWASLPLRVHRA is encoded by the coding sequence ATGACCACCGCCACGATCCCCGCCACAGGCATCGACCCCTTCTCCCCCGAGGTCCTCGCCGATCCCCTCCCGTTCCAGGCCTGGCTGCGCGACGCGGGTTCGGTCGTGCACCTGGCCACGCACGACGTCTACGCGTTCGCCCGCTACGAGCAGGTGCACGCCGCGCTCGTCGACTGGCAGGGGTTGCAGTCCGCCGCCGGGGTCGGGCTGTCGAACTTCCGGTTCGAGAAGCCCTGGCGCCCGCCGAGCCTGCTGCTGGAGGCGGACCCGCCCCGGCACGACGCCCCGCGCCGGGTGCTCTCCGGGATCCTCGGGCCCCGGGCGCTGCGCCGGCTGCGCGAGCGGTGGTTCGCCGATGCCGAGCGGCTGGTGGACGAACTGCTCGACGGTCCCGACGAGTTCGACGCCGTCCCCGCCCTCGCCGAGGCGTTCCCGCTGCGCGTCTTCCCGGACGCCGTCGGCCTCGGCCCGGACGGCCGGGAGAACCTACTGCCCTACGGCAACCACCTGTTCAACGCCTTCGGCCCGCCGAACGCCCTGGTGGAGGCGGGCAACGGGCGGGCTGCGGAGCTGGCCGCGTGGGTCGGCGCGCAGTGCACCAGGGACGCGCTGTCCGGCGACGGGTTCGGCGCCGCGATCTGGGCCGCGTCGGACCGCGGCGAGATCACCCCGGAGCAGGCGCCGATGATCGTCCGCTCGCTGCTGTCCGCGGGCGTCGACACGACCGTGCACGGCATCGCGGCGGTGCTGCACGCGTTCGCGACCCATCCCGAGCAGTGGCGCCGTCTCCGCGAGCGTCCGGACCTCGCCCGCGTCGCGTTCGACGAGGCGGTGCGCTGGCAGTCCCCGGTGCAGACCTTCTTCCGCACCGCGACGCGCGACGTCGAGATCGGCGGGACGGTGATCCCGGACGGCAGCAAGATTCTGATGTTCCTCGGCGCCGCCAACCGCGATCCCCGCCGCTGGACCGAGCCGGACGCGTTCGACCTGGCCCGCGACCCGTCCGGGCACGTCGGCTTCGGGATGGGGCTGCACCAGTGCGTCGGCCAGCACGTCGCCCGGCTCGAGGCGGAGGCGCTGGTGACGGCCCTCGCCGCCCGGGTGTCGTCGATCGAACAGGTCGGCGACGGCGAACGGCATCTCAACAACACCCTCCGGGCCTGGGCGTCGCTGCCGCTTCGCGTCCACCGAGCGTGA
- a CDS encoding MerR family transcriptional regulator yields the protein MRDEPSTDDPPRPLLQIGEVAARVDLSIRSIRHWEEMGLVKPSSRSPGGFRLYSEEDVARIKLLRYMKPLNFTLDQMRHLLEIRELLSAEAETGDRESALVWPRTGQASDEDSGARLRRDLEHYLDRAEERLGKLRDQVAEVEDFVGRLRDEARHAGGAGPRPR from the coding sequence ATGCGGGACGAGCCGAGCACCGACGACCCACCGCGGCCGCTGCTCCAGATCGGCGAGGTCGCGGCTCGCGTGGACCTCTCGATCCGCTCGATCCGGCACTGGGAGGAGATGGGCCTCGTCAAGCCCAGCTCCCGCAGCCCGGGCGGGTTCCGCCTCTACAGCGAGGAGGACGTCGCCCGGATCAAGCTCCTGCGCTACATGAAGCCGCTCAACTTCACCCTGGACCAGATGCGGCACCTGCTCGAGATCCGCGAGCTGCTGAGCGCCGAGGCCGAGACGGGCGACCGCGAGAGCGCGCTGGTCTGGCCCCGCACCGGCCAGGCGTCCGACGAGGACAGCGGCGCTCGGCTGCGCCGGGACCTCGAGCACTACCTCGACCGGGCCGAGGAGCGCCTGGGGAAGCTGCGTGACCAGGTCGCCGAGGTGGAGGACTTCGTCGGCCGGCTCCGGGACGAGGCCCGGCACGCCGGCGGCGCCGGACCACGCCCGCGCTGA
- a CDS encoding dTDP-4-dehydrorhamnose 3,5-epimerase family protein, translating to MKATELDIAGAWVFEPPSFPDSRGVFAAPFQGVAFREALGFDLTVAQTNHSVSARGVIRGVHFADTPPGQAKYVYCPSGRLLDVIVDVRVGSPTFGEHVAVELDSQSMRAVYLSEGLGHAFVALTEDTVMAYLCSTGYNPGGEHGISPLDPALGLPWPGDLAPILSDKDRDAPSLAEARDAGLLPSYQACTAWYEELRG from the coding sequence GTGAAGGCCACCGAGCTCGACATCGCCGGGGCGTGGGTGTTCGAGCCGCCGTCGTTCCCGGACTCCCGCGGGGTCTTCGCGGCCCCGTTCCAGGGTGTCGCCTTCCGGGAGGCGCTGGGCTTCGACCTGACGGTGGCGCAGACCAACCACAGCGTGTCCGCGCGGGGGGTCATCCGGGGGGTGCACTTCGCGGACACCCCGCCGGGGCAGGCCAAGTACGTGTACTGCCCGTCGGGTCGGCTGCTGGACGTGATCGTCGACGTCCGGGTCGGGTCGCCGACCTTCGGCGAGCACGTCGCCGTCGAGCTGGACTCGCAGTCGATGCGCGCGGTCTATCTCTCCGAGGGCCTCGGGCACGCGTTCGTCGCGCTGACCGAGGACACGGTGATGGCCTATCTGTGCTCGACGGGCTACAACCCCGGCGGAGAGCACGGCATCTCCCCGCTGGATCCGGCCCTGGGCCTGCCCTGGCCCGGTGACCTCGCGCCAATCCTGTCGGACAAGGACCGCGACGCACCCTCGCTGGCCGAGGCGCGCGACGCGGGGCTGTTGCCGTCCTACCAGGCCTGCACGGCCTGGTACGAGGAGCTTCGCGGCTGA
- the rfbB gene encoding dTDP-glucose 4,6-dehydratase, with translation MRVLVTGGAGFIGSNFVRRAVSGAYPGLAGAEFVVLDLLTYAGTLTNLSGVLDSPRVEFVEGDIRDPALMSTLMGGTDLVVHFAAESHVDRSISGAADFVSTNVVGTQVLLQAALDAGVGKFVHVSTDEVYGSIEEGSWPETWPLEPNSPYSASKASSDLLARAYHRTHGLNVCITRCSNNYGPHQFPEKVIPLFVSNLLDGKRVPLYGDGLNVRDWLHVDDHCAGIALVAQAGRAGEIYNIGGGTELTNKELTYRLLDAVGADGSMIEPVEDRKGHDRRYSVDWSKIRDELGYSPAVSFETGLAEVVAWYRENRSWWEPLKAASQGAGAHR, from the coding sequence ATGCGGGTGTTGGTGACGGGCGGGGCCGGGTTCATCGGGTCGAACTTCGTGCGGCGGGCGGTGTCGGGTGCCTACCCGGGCCTGGCCGGTGCGGAGTTCGTGGTGCTGGACCTGCTGACCTATGCGGGGACGTTGACGAACCTGTCCGGGGTGCTGGACTCGCCGCGGGTGGAGTTCGTGGAGGGCGACATCCGTGACCCGGCGCTGATGTCGACGCTGATGGGCGGCACGGACCTGGTGGTGCACTTCGCGGCGGAGTCGCATGTGGACCGGTCGATCTCGGGCGCGGCGGACTTCGTGTCGACCAATGTGGTGGGGACGCAGGTGCTGTTGCAGGCCGCGTTGGACGCCGGGGTCGGCAAGTTCGTGCACGTGTCCACGGACGAGGTGTACGGATCCATCGAGGAGGGTTCGTGGCCGGAGACGTGGCCGTTGGAGCCCAACTCGCCGTACTCGGCGTCGAAGGCGAGCTCGGATCTGTTGGCGCGGGCGTATCACCGCACGCACGGGTTGAACGTGTGCATCACCCGGTGTTCGAACAACTACGGGCCGCACCAGTTCCCGGAGAAGGTCATCCCGCTGTTCGTGTCCAACCTGTTGGACGGCAAGCGGGTCCCGTTGTACGGGGACGGGTTGAACGTGCGGGACTGGTTGCACGTCGACGACCACTGCGCGGGCATCGCGCTGGTCGCGCAGGCCGGCCGGGCGGGGGAGATCTACAACATCGGCGGCGGGACCGAGCTGACCAACAAGGAGCTCACCTACAGGCTTCTGGACGCGGTGGGCGCGGACGGGTCGATGATCGAGCCGGTCGAGGACCGCAAGGGGCATGACCGGCGCTATTCGGTGGACTGGTCGAAGATCCGCGACGAGCTGGGGTACTCGCCGGCGGTGTCGTTCGAGACCGGGCTGGCCGAGGTGGTGGCGTGGTACCGGGAGAACCGGTCCTGGTGGGAGCCGCTCAAGGCTGCCTCACAGGGGGCGGGGGCGCACCGGTGA
- a CDS encoding SDR family oxidoreductase: protein MRAIILGARGQLGSALAAAIPDATALSRTDLDITDADAVAAFDWSGHDTILNAAAYTAVDAAETPEGRVAAWRANAVGPANLARAAREHDLRLVHVSSEYVFDGTHGGPIPETTPLSPLSTYGASKAAGDVAVALAPRHYVVRTTWVVGAGGNFVRTMSGLAGRRISPAVVADQIGRPTFATDLAAAILTLLDGDAEPGTYNLTNTGEPVSWADVARAVYEHAGRPGSDVRDTSTAEYFADKPSAAARPLNSVLDLDKAAKAGVVLPDWRRSLAEYLHALA from the coding sequence ATGCGCGCGATCATCCTGGGTGCTCGTGGCCAGCTCGGCTCGGCGCTGGCCGCCGCGATCCCGGACGCCACGGCCCTGTCCCGCACGGACCTCGACATCACCGATGCCGACGCCGTCGCCGCCTTCGACTGGTCCGGCCACGACACGATCCTGAACGCCGCCGCCTACACCGCCGTCGACGCCGCCGAGACTCCGGAGGGGCGCGTCGCCGCGTGGCGCGCCAACGCCGTCGGCCCGGCCAACCTCGCCCGGGCCGCCCGGGAGCACGACCTGCGGCTCGTCCACGTGTCGAGCGAGTACGTCTTCGACGGCACCCACGGCGGCCCGATCCCCGAGACCACGCCGCTGTCCCCGCTCAGCACGTACGGCGCGTCGAAGGCGGCGGGCGACGTCGCCGTGGCGCTCGCGCCGAGGCACTACGTCGTCCGCACGACCTGGGTCGTCGGGGCGGGCGGCAACTTCGTGCGCACGATGTCGGGGCTCGCCGGGCGCAGGATCTCCCCCGCTGTCGTCGCGGACCAGATCGGCCGGCCCACCTTCGCCACGGACCTCGCCGCCGCCATCCTGACGCTGCTCGACGGCGACGCCGAACCCGGCACCTACAACCTCACCAACACCGGCGAGCCCGTGAGCTGGGCGGACGTCGCCCGCGCGGTCTACGAACACGCGGGGCGGCCCGGTTCGGACGTCCGGGACACGAGCACCGCGGAGTACTTCGCGGACAAGCCGTCGGCCGCGGCCCGCCCGCTGAACAGCGTGCTGGACCTGGACAAGGCCGCGAAGGCCGGCGTCGTGCTGCCGGACTGGCGGCGGAGCCTCGCGGAGTACCTGCACGCTCTAGCGTAG
- a CDS encoding glucose-1-phosphate cytidylyltransferase, with protein sequence MKVVLFCGGFGMRMRDGVSDLPKPMHPVGPRPLIWHVMRYYAHFGHRDFVLCLGYGAHHIKDFFLHYDETASNDFVLRGGDVELLGSDIEDWTITFVHTGLDSPIGERLRRVKALVEGEDMFLANYADVLTDLPLNEMVDRFRASDAVGALLAVPPQSAFHCVDVGDDSTISSITTLQEMALWENGGYFVLRPEIFEYLPENCDLVADACGTLAKEGRLLGHSYRGFWQPADTVKERNALEAAYQANFRPWMVWETAGAQDVDPLPEPIAVSSSAPGSSASVRIGVL encoded by the coding sequence ATGAAGGTCGTCCTGTTCTGCGGCGGATTTGGGATGCGGATGCGCGACGGCGTGTCCGACCTGCCCAAGCCCATGCATCCGGTCGGTCCCCGGCCGCTGATCTGGCACGTGATGCGGTACTACGCCCACTTCGGACACAGGGACTTCGTACTGTGCCTGGGCTACGGCGCCCACCACATCAAGGACTTCTTCCTGCACTACGACGAGACCGCGTCCAACGACTTCGTGCTGCGCGGCGGGGACGTCGAGCTGCTCGGCAGCGACATTGAGGACTGGACGATCACATTCGTGCACACCGGGCTGGACAGCCCAATCGGCGAGCGGCTGCGCCGAGTGAAGGCACTCGTCGAGGGCGAGGACATGTTTCTCGCCAACTACGCCGACGTGCTCACGGATCTGCCGCTCAACGAGATGGTCGACCGATTCCGGGCGTCCGACGCGGTCGGTGCGCTGCTGGCGGTGCCGCCGCAGTCGGCGTTCCACTGCGTCGACGTGGGCGACGACAGCACCATCTCGTCGATCACCACGCTGCAGGAGATGGCGCTGTGGGAGAACGGTGGCTACTTCGTGTTGCGCCCGGAGATCTTCGAGTATCTCCCCGAGAACTGTGACCTGGTCGCCGACGCCTGTGGGACCCTGGCGAAGGAGGGTCGGCTGCTCGGGCACTCCTATCGTGGCTTCTGGCAGCCGGCGGACACGGTCAAGGAGCGCAACGCGCTGGAAGCCGCGTATCAGGCGAATTTCAGGCCCTGGATGGTCTGGGAGACAGCGGGGGCACAGGACGTCGACCCGCTCCCGGAGCCGATCGCCGTCTCGTCGTCGGCTCCCGGATCGTCCGCATCCGTGCGGATCGGCGTCTTATAA
- a CDS encoding glutamate-1-semialdehyde 2,1-aminomutase, with the protein MTGVSFERSNVYQDRLHDLVPGGAHTFAKGSDQYPEKMAPILVRGRGARVWDVDGNEFVEYGMGMRAVTLGHGYQPVVDAVRAVLDDGISFTRPTEVELAAAEDFLRLVPSADMVKFAKNASDATSAAIRLSRAATGRDLVVMCRDQPYFSSQDWFVGTLPINTGVPEAIRALVRYFGYNDLGSLRQTLRENEGEVACVIMEAATGQTEPAPGFLAGVRQLCDQHNVVLIFDETITGFRWAAGGAQSVYGVRPDLSTWGKGMGNGFPIAALAGRRELMELGGLKTDRPRVFLLSSTHGGDAMSLAAFRAVARAYTETDPIATMERQGAALAAGVNSVAAEAGVAAHLSVVGRPACLVFRTTDASGAPSQAMRTLFLQEILRRGVLGQSYVISAAHTDVDVEQTVEAARGAVVAYRKALETGRPEDLFSGRPVAPAHRLYAKPRGLRP; encoded by the coding sequence ATGACGGGTGTGAGTTTCGAGCGATCGAATGTCTACCAGGATCGCTTGCACGACCTTGTTCCGGGTGGGGCTCATACCTTCGCCAAAGGCTCCGATCAGTACCCGGAGAAGATGGCTCCGATCCTGGTCCGCGGCCGCGGAGCCCGGGTCTGGGACGTTGACGGAAACGAGTTCGTCGAATATGGCATGGGTATGCGCGCGGTGACTCTCGGGCATGGCTACCAGCCCGTGGTGGATGCGGTCCGGGCTGTGTTGGACGACGGAATATCGTTCACCCGCCCAACAGAAGTGGAGCTCGCCGCCGCAGAGGACTTCCTTCGCCTGGTCCCCTCGGCCGACATGGTCAAGTTCGCCAAGAACGCCTCGGATGCGACCAGCGCTGCTATCCGGCTCTCCCGGGCCGCCACTGGGCGCGACCTCGTGGTGATGTGTCGCGACCAGCCGTATTTCAGCTCACAGGACTGGTTCGTCGGGACTCTACCGATCAATACCGGGGTCCCGGAGGCGATCCGGGCGCTCGTCCGCTACTTCGGATACAACGACCTCGGCTCACTACGGCAGACCCTTCGAGAGAACGAGGGGGAGGTTGCCTGCGTCATCATGGAGGCGGCCACCGGGCAGACGGAGCCCGCGCCGGGTTTTCTGGCCGGCGTCCGCCAGCTGTGCGATCAGCACAACGTCGTACTGATCTTCGACGAGACCATCACGGGGTTTCGCTGGGCCGCCGGCGGAGCGCAGTCGGTCTACGGAGTAAGGCCCGACCTCTCGACATGGGGCAAAGGTATGGGCAACGGCTTCCCCATCGCCGCGCTCGCCGGGCGCCGTGAGCTAATGGAGTTGGGCGGGCTGAAGACCGACCGACCCAGGGTCTTCCTGCTGTCGAGCACCCACGGAGGGGACGCGATGTCACTGGCTGCGTTCCGCGCAGTGGCGCGCGCCTACACCGAGACCGACCCGATCGCCACGATGGAGCGGCAAGGCGCAGCGCTGGCCGCCGGCGTGAACTCCGTGGCGGCCGAGGCCGGCGTCGCCGCGCACCTGTCGGTCGTCGGGCGACCGGCGTGTCTGGTCTTCCGGACGACTGACGCGAGCGGAGCCCCGTCGCAGGCGATGCGCACCTTGTTTCTGCAGGAGATCCTGCGGCGAGGGGTCCTCGGCCAGTCCTATGTGATCTCGGCGGCGCACACCGACGTCGACGTCGAACAGACCGTAGAGGCTGCTCGTGGTGCCGTGGTCGCCTACCGGAAGGCCCTCGAGACCGGCCGGCCGGAGGACTTGTTCAGTGGCCGCCCCGTGGCGCCCGCGCATCGTCTGTATGCAAAGCCCCGGGGCCTGCGCCCGTGA
- a CDS encoding dTDP-4-dehydrorhamnose 3,5-epimerase family protein, with the protein MIIAPTASRPFSTRRGSRRIDRAIAESHGLRPESFIQDSQSQSRYRTLGGVGGRSGVGEAGLARGARGSVSTVLVDARLRSPTFGQHMTNHPRRPRARACLCPRERPARPSGPTRSRPADDRDCTFAALPPRTKVISERIYRGAWVSCCWIDSTLTGRATRFLLVRQRKLIDSWRRADLVHAAGIAWDGGGTPGSKLTRRVICPHSGPSRIGR; encoded by the coding sequence ATGATCATCGCGCCGACGGCGAGTCGTCCGTTCTCGACGAGACGCGGGTCGAGGCGAATCGACCGAGCGATCGCTGAATCTCATGGTCTTCGTCCAGAAAGCTTCATCCAAGACAGCCAGTCACAGTCCAGATACAGAACGTTGGGAGGGGTCGGCGGGCGATCCGGAGTGGGAGAGGCCGGTCTTGCTCGAGGTGCCCGCGGCAGCGTTTCGACGGTGCTCGTGGACGCCCGGCTTCGCTCGCCAACTTTCGGACAGCATATGACGAACCATCCTCGACGACCAAGGGCTCGCGCATGTCTATGCCCCCGCGAGCGTCCTGCACGGCCTTCAGGCCCGACCCGAAGCAGACCGGCCGATGATCGCGACTGCACATTCGCAGCCCTGCCGCCACGCACCAAGGTGATCAGCGAAAGGATCTATCGCGGTGCGTGGGTGAGCTGCTGCTGGATCGATTCCACCCTCACTGGCCGAGCCACTCGCTTCCTGCTCGTCAGGCAGAGGAAATTGATCGACTCATGGCGCCGAGCTGATCTAGTTCACGCTGCCGGAATCGCGTGGGACGGTGGCGGCACGCCGGGCTCCAAACTGACCCGACGAGTCATTTGTCCGCATTCCGGTCCGAGCAGAATAGGCCGGTGA